Proteins encoded by one window of Haliotis asinina isolate JCU_RB_2024 chromosome 6, JCU_Hal_asi_v2, whole genome shotgun sequence:
- the LOC137287597 gene encoding U3 small nucleolar RNA-associated protein 14 homolog A-like, whose translation MDEEDFITGDQVLNASDEEEDHVEADRKHAKLLDSISALDGQRRSKLSERTVLTETVSEFGFSQAKAERKVRLHELIGSLQNTTSHGELKKQLRSVHRRTKVAPVPLSKVEETKIQRTTAYEKTKDDLAKWNSIVAENRKAEQISFPLQQPNLKLQTTDEVKTRFKPRTPLEIEIAALLQKGSDSVGSHDKELTPAEERALSAMSLEEARERRAELQKYRALLTYKQARAKREKKIKSKKYHRILKKEKLKQEKARMEELQRTDPEAFVEKLQQLDRDRVQERMTLRHRGGSKFAQRQKIYGKYDDRSREAVQNMIQINKELTKKTQLEEDSNSDSEGGVSVHSDDEGEMIVSQLGMTGGDNPWMTAQPKVSEFQRPGTIKNTAQDIVSEGEASEEEEEHEKAQEQEMLEEDQDVPEEDDESDDDDISNLSKTETTGLESKERKSEREGEKTEVSTKSKRKRRKRKKVDKSNDDAVEEDSGIGDTIGSIFSNLSKSRLQIAKSLESDEKEISSKKKKKKKNKKKNTNQGETKSNEKDDVEDEDEELMDLSLNRKKTLEDMEGGFEETGKQKANSKSVGKKLHAESGPTEKSKTDDVYVDPKKLFTLETKLSHTAAVDIITDEDGGMDLEEQQRMTIAQAFADDDVIDEFTKEKANIVDRDKPKSIDLTLPGWGEWGGTGLKPSRKKKKRFTLKGPDAAPRRDRDLGNVIISEKLDDAIAKHQVSRLPFPYTSPQQFEQSIRAPVGKNWNPETAFRKMIQPKVLTKLGTVIKPIDKSEIFEKEKRQSDNTESMKFGQTGKKMSGKRKRKGQK comes from the exons ATGGATGAAGAAGACTTCATAACAGGAGATCAAGTTCTCAATGCTAGCGACGAAGAG GAGGATCATGTTGAAGCTGACCGGAAACATGCCAAGCTGCTGGACTCCATATCAGCTCTAGATGGACAGAGAAG GTCCAAGCTATCTGAAAGAACAGTTCTCACAGAGACGGTGTCAGAGTTTGGGTTCAGCCAGGCCAAAG CTGAGAGGAAGGTGCGCCTACATGAGCTGATCGGCAGCCTACAGAACACAACGAGTCATGGTGAGCTGAAGAAGCAGTTGCGATCCGTCCATAGACGAACCAAGGTTGCCCCTGTTCCACTGTCTAAGGTCGAGGAAACAAAG ATCCAGAGAACGACAGCCTACGAGAAGACCAAGGATGATCTCGCCAAGTGGAATTCTATTGTCGCTGAGAATCGAAAG GCAGAGCAGATCTCGTTCCCTCTGCAGCAACCCAACTTGAAACTTCAAACTACAGATGAAGTCAAGACCAGATTTAAG CCCCGCACACCCCTGGAGATTGAGATTGCAGCGCTGCTACAGAAAGGCAGCGACAGCGTTGGCAGCCATGACAAGGAATTAACGCCAGCAGAGGAGCGGGCTCTCAGTGCCATGAGTCTGGAGGAG GCGAGAGAGAGACGAGCAGAGCTACAGAAGTACCGGGCTCTGCTGACTTACAAGCAGGCAAGGGCAAAGCGAGAGAAGAAGATCAAGAGTAAAAA GTATCACCGTATCCTGAAGAAGGAGAAGTTGAAGCAGGAGAAGGCACGAATGGAGGAACTGCAGCGTACTGACCCTGAGGCCTTCGTGGAGAAGCTGCAGCAGCTGGACAGGGACAGGGTGCAG GAACGAATGACACTGAGGCACAGGGGTGGCAGCAAGTTTGCCCAGAGACAGAAGATCTATGGCAAGTATGATGACAGG AGTCGGGAGGCGGTACAGAACatgatacaaataaacaaagagCTGACCAAGAAGACCCAGCTAGAGGAGGATAGCAACAGCGACTCAGAAGGCGGTGTCAGCGTACACAGCGACGACGAAGGAGAGATGATTGTCAGTCAACTGGGTATGACAGGGGGAGATAACCCTTGGATGACTGCACAACCTAAAGTGTCTGAGTTTCAAAGGCCTGGTACAATTAAGAATACGGCTCAGGACATTGTGTCTGAGGGAGAAGCCAGTGAAGAGGAGGAGGAACATGAGAAAGCTCAAGAGCAGGAGATGCTGGAGGAAGACCAGGATGTGCCAGAGGAAGATGATgagagtgatgatgatgacattagTAATCTTTCTAAAACAGAGACTACTGGTTTGGAATCGAAGGAAAGAAAATCTGAGAGAGAAGGTGAAAAAACAGAAGTCTCAACTAAAAGTAAGAGAAAAAGGAGGAAGAGGAAAAAAGTAGACAAGAGTAATGATGACGCAGTTGAAGAAGACAGTGGGATAGGGGATACCATAGGCTCCATTTTCTCTAATTTGAGTAAGTCACGGTTACAAATTGCAAAAAGCTTAGAATCAGATGAAAAAGAAATAAGTagtaagaaaaaaaagaaaaagaaaaataagaAGAAAAATACAAATCAGGGTGAAACGAAATCAAATGAGAAGGACGATGTTGAGGATGAAGATGAGGAGTTGATGGATCTGTCCctcaacagaaaaaaaacattagaGGATATGGAGGGAGGCTTTGAGGAGACTGGAAAACAGAAGGCAAATTCTAAATCTGTGGGAAAGAAGTTGCATGCTGAGAGTGGACCCACAGAGAAGTCCAAGACAGATGATGTTTATGTAGACCCCAAGAAGTTGTTTACCCTGGAGACAAAGCTATCTCACACAGCTGCTGTTGACATTATCACAGATGAAGATGGAGGGATGGACCTGGAAGAGCAGCAGAGGATGACAATTGCTCAGGcatttgctgatgatgatgtcattgaTGAGTTCACGAAGGAGAAGGCCAACATTGTAGACCGAGACAAACCCAAGAGCATTGACCTAACGCTGCCAGGCTGGGGCGAATGGGGAGGGACAGGACTAAAGCCATCGAGGAAGAAGAAAAAGAG GTTTACACTGAAGGGTCCTGATGCTGCCCCAAGGAGAGATCGAGATCTGGGGAATGTCATCATCAGCGAGAAGCTGGACGATGCCATCGCAAAACATCAG GTCTCTAGACTTCCATTCCCCTACACCAGTCCTCAACAGTTTGAACAAAGCATCAGAGCACCTGTTGGGAAGAACTGGAACCCAGAAACTGCCTTCCGCAAGATGATCCAGCCGAAGGTGCTCACAAAGCTGGGCACTGTCATCAAGCCTATTGACAAATCGGAGATCTTTGAGAAGGAGAAACGCCAGTCTGACAATACTGAATCAATGAAGTTTGGCCAAACTGGGAAAAAGATGTCAGgcaaaaggaaaagaaaaggacaaaaataa